In the genome of Yarrowia lipolytica chromosome 1B, complete sequence, the window GACGAGGGCGAGCTGGAGAACTGCGAAGAGGCCAGCTTGGGGGTGGGCAAGTCGTCCATATCCGAAGAGGCGTTGGCAGCGTCGGTGTTGACATGCAGCTGAGCGGGAGGCTGCAGAGTgtgctgcttctcctcaactacctcctcctcgtcttcgtAGATTGAATCACCCTCATTGTCGACCGACTCGAGAGTAGACTCGCTGGGGTTGAACTGCATCTGCTTGCCAAACTGATCAGCGGCAGCGACGGCGCCAGAAACAGCGTTAGCGACAGAACCAAAGACACCAGATCCGAATCGGCCAGGGGAGTCTGGAACAGCAGCCTTGGTAGTCACAGGCTCCTCAACGTCGCCCATAACCTCATTGTATGCAGCAGCCTCGTCCTGGGCCTCCTGTACATCGCCAATGGTGGTGACGATGGGAGGCTCAATTTCGTGTCCTGTCTCGGGTTCGGTCTTGGCCTCCACGTGGTCGACAGCGTCCTTGTTCACCAGAGACACGGGAACAGGAGACTGAACATCAGTCCTATGGAGTTCCGTCTTGGAAACGCTCTTGCCGAGATGCTCGTGTGCGTCCTGGAACATGGACAGATCTTCCTCGGATTCGGAGTGGCTCAACATGGGGCTCAACACCTGACtgggaggagcaggggcAGCCTGTCGGGGTTGAGCAGGGTGAGCATGTGCTTTTTTAGTCTTGGGCacatgctgctgttgcatGTTATGCTGCTGCACGTACTGCTGGGATTCCCGCTTGGGCTGGTACTGCTGAGACTCTCGctttcgctgctgctggggtgTATGCAGCTTGGCATGCTTGAGAGCCTGTTGGTGGGCCTGCTCCTGGGCAAGCTGCGACTGTCGCTCGGGAGTCTTGACCACCTTAGGCAAACCGTTGCTAGCCAGCTGGTTGTTGCTCACGGGGACAACAGTTCCGGGAGAATACTGCTTGGGCCGAGGCTGCAGAGGCTGCTTGGCAGGCTGTTGCTGAGGCAACGACAGGAGTGCCTTCTGTCGCTGCGACTCCTGTGCAATGAAGTTGCTCTCACTCtcggaggagaaggagactcGCTGCTTGCGTGTTCGGCTAGGCGAGTCGATAGACGAATGGGGTGACAGCGAGTTGGTGTCCTGGGTGAACGAGTTGCGGGGCGACTCGGACATCTTGAGCGCAGGCTTCATGGGCGACAGCGTTCGCGGAGGAGGCATGTGTCGCTTGCCGGAGCCAACAGAGCCGTTGGGGGACGTCAGGGACGACTCTGGGTACTCAGACACGGTGTTGAGGTCGGATTCGTACGACAGCACGGACGAAGCGTAGTGGATGGGAGATGCAGGTGGTTCGGGTTCTTTCACAACAGggacctgctgctgttgtcgTAGTCGCTGCTCCTTCTGTGCCTTAGCTCGgttggccttgttgagctgctgctgtcggGCCTCTCGCTCCTGGCGTTGCTGGGTGAGCAGGTCGCGTGTCTGGTAGGCAGGTTTTGTGCCGCCCTGCGACAGACGGCTTCGAGCAGGAGGTTTGCCACCAGCAGGCACCTCCTGGGTCTTTGTGGTGATGACGTGAAACGAGCCCATTCGCTTGATAGTTGTGGTGGTCGACGTGAGCGAGTGGGTTCGctctgtgtttgtggtggttgaCGTCATGGAGCCTCTTCTGAGCGAGCCGGAAGAGGGGGCGCCACGCAGAGAGTGTCGAAGCGAGGACGTTCGTCCGGGAGAAGAAACGGACgtgatggagttgttgggTGAGATGGCGGGCGAGGCTCCCTGGCCAATGCCTCCGTCCTCGAACCCTTCAAACGGTGTGGTCAGCGAGTATGTTCGAGTTCCGCGCTTTCCCTTTCTGACATTGGGCAGGTCGCCAACAGAGCcgctctcctcctcaatgagGTCTGGCGCTCGGCCGGAGGCGTTGGTGCCGCTGACGGAAGCGAATCCGCCGTTCTGGCCTCGGAGCGACGACTTTCGTCCGCCCATAAGCGAGTTGGTTCGGCCGCCAAGCAGAGAGCTGGttcggccttctcggcctccacgCATGCTGCCGTTGCGGCCCTGCTGCAGGTTGGGCTGACTGGTGGACGAGGTCAGCGAGTGGTGTCGGATggccgccgccgctgccgcAGAAGACAGGCCGCTGTTGGCCCGCTCGTTGGGGTTGCTGCCGACAGACgacgctgctgctcggGCCATGGAGTTCACGTCCGGTTGGCTAGGATGTGCCTGGCCCACTCCcgtgtacgagtacgacgagaaggaaaaagTTCGTTGTCCCCAGCCCATGGTGTATTACTGTGTGTGGACGGggtgtgtgggtgtgtgtgAGGATGTGGAAGACGGCGCCTTGTGGAGAGTAGCTGTCGGTGTAGCGAGGTGCAGCTTAGTGGAGCAAAATGTCGAATTAGTGTGGAGTCACAATTAGGGGCTGTTTCAGCGGCTGGTCTTGCAGGCGTGGCCGAATGATGTGACGGTGTGACTGTGTATGTAGTGTAGACGTTCGTGTGTCGTGTTGTCAGAGGTGTGCAAACTCACAGGCGTGAAATTCAAGTGACAATAAAATTGACTTTTATTGTTTGGGGGCTGGTTTAGCTTTGCGGTTGTTTGCTCAGCAATGATCAGCAAAAAGAACAAGTAAACAGTGGTACGAGTCGACGGGGCTACAACGACCGCGGGGGCTCTGGATTGAGGGTCCAGTCCATCTGTGTCAGTCAATTAGCGGGATGGCGACATTTCTCTCCCTTTCGCTCGCCGCACTTTCCCCCTTGTGGACGCCTTAGTATCTCCCCATGTCTTCCACCTGCCTGCCGCCCCGTCGCTCTAcagttgtactgtatgtacagcgCTCGACAGTGCAGACGGCGCCCGACGACGGAATGTGCAAGAGCAAAAGGTGGCAAGAGCAGACATGTTTTGGCCATTTGAGCCACCACCGACGACCGACCACCCACAGCCCTCCTTAGCCATTCATGAgacgtacttgtagtaattTATCAGACAACTCATCAGACGTAACTCATCAGACGTTGTAATGGGTCTACTCTAACCAgtacggtacatactgtacttgtataacAAAACGCAAGGAGGGGAGAAGACATCTTCAGCTTGGGCATCTTTAGCTTGAAAAAAGTGGGTGGGTGTGCCACTCATCGCGGTCGAGTTCCACCACATGCGACCTCCCCATTTCCTCCACCTGCCCTTTTCACTTCATTGCTACTttgcctccttctctctccCCCTTCTCTGCGGCTCCCCTGGTAATGTAGCTGACTTCCATTGTCATTGTCTTAAACTCCCAACCCATTCCAATGCACGGCTGTGGAGTCCAACCACGAGGCTGACCCTGGACGCTGTGTGAGATGAGTTGTGGCCAGCAAAACGAAAACCAGCGGGGAGGAAACAACAACCGGGAAACAACACGCTTATATATACCCCTCCCCGCCCAACCCGTTACCCCACAGAAGACACCAGACATGTAACGACCCTCTAAGTTAATTCGCTCATCCAAACACACGCCCCAGCCGCATATGGAACATGCCACACATGCTGGAAATCGGCAGGGCCAGAGGCGACGTGTTCGTGAACAGAGCCGAGGCCCAGTGCGACGCCAGAGGCGCTTGAAAGACACAGACTCGCCGCGTTCTGGTGTCTCTGGGTACTACCAAGCAGCCATGCGGACAATATCTTCGTTTTTCCCACTTTTTTGCTTCTTTGGGGGTTCATGTCAACAAGTGTGCTGCAACAACTGTTATCTCCATTTGGGCAAGAGTAAGcagacagagaagaggacACCAAAAACCAACGTATTGTTGCTATTTTGATAAACCAAGTAAGCGAATGTCTTCTTTAGCCGTCTCCAAAAGTCCAGAAAAAATGGACCCCCAAAAACGATCATCTACAGCGCCTTAAGACGACGAGACTGAGTGTACTGCTCACCTCGGTGAAACTATTAATCTCCGAATGTCCGGGGCTCCGAATGTCTCACTCTACTCTGAGCGGAGGTTCGACTTTCGTCTGGCACCATTCCACCGCCAAAAATATACATATAAAACTCACATCGAAAAACAGTCGCAAGAACCCCttgtcatcaccaccgcACTCTCATTTTACTCCCTCACTCTCGTATAACTCGGCAAACAAGCCTCGAACCCACAGATGCACACTAAATAACGGCTAAAAAGCAGTTCTAAAAAAAGCAGCCCATTGTTAGAAGCTTGTATGAAGCTTGTCTGGCATAAAAGGGAGgagccaagaagaagccaaTGATAAAAGCTGTATAGTGGGCGGCGATGAGagtggtcacgtggcgtGGGTTGTCGCGTGGATTATCAGGTCTCGTGTGGAATgagaagtcacgtggtgtGCGAGGTCACGTGTCCCAGTACCCCTTCCCCCGCCAGACACCGTTTGTGTGGTTTCATGGATACCGCTGGCTCTACAGTGAGTCAAACTATTTATACCTCAACACGATAACATACACTTGTCAAGTCGATACGGAGCAATAATTATGACCCCCTGAGCACTAATGAGTAGTATAGAAGGAGATGTAGCATACTAACAGTCAAGGCTGTAGATAATATATACAGAGTTGTATACAAGGATGTACAGTGTGGCGACGGCTACAAGCACCATGCTGTGTTTACAATACATGTGGTAGAACTCTCACCCTTCCAGCCAATGTCTCACATCTCGCTTGAGTCATGGTTGAGAATCGTGTCTGCCAATCAAAAGCAGCCAAAGCACGAGAGGCAGTCAGTTTCAGCCTCATCTACTAGTAGATATGATAAATAGATGGTATTCCACCTCTTGTGCACTCTTGGCGCCCAGATAGCTCGGCCCCCGATAAGATTGACGGTCGCATGGATAATGCACTGTCGGAGGCATTGTTCAGAAACGGACTAAAGTTGGTTCCAGCTCGGTCAGACGCCTTAGGGCCCAGGCGAGACTGTTCCAGCTTCCACTTCCTGCTTGTCCTTTAGTCTTTCTTCTGGAGGTCTGCATCTGGGTCTATTTGTCGAGTACGACAGGACAGGGCTGGGGCAGGTCCCAGGTACAAGAAGTTCAATGTGTAGATACGGTGTAGTGTTGGGGGCTCGTTCAATCACTGGAAGACTGCCCGGTTGTTGCAATGAATCCTTCAAAGGTCTTATCTACAGTCTACTAACTCAACTATCAACCAGCGCGCTTAGCATACCATGGCTGCTAAggatgtacaagtagccagGTGCGTACACTAGATCGATGCAAGAGTCGGTGAATAATTAAGTCAACTACCACACTCAATGTACGCTCAACTCATGAATTATGACAGGGGAAACGAGAGATGCGAGTTCCCGCCTTGTTCCTGGTCCTATGTCGACTCGGAAGGGCAACCACGACACATTGTCTACGTCTATGGAACTAGTTTCAAAAACGGCAACGAGCTTCCTGCGGCTGGATGTGGAGTCAGTTTTGGCAAGATTGCCGAAAACAATCTCTCCTACGGCCTGGAAGACGACATGAATCCGGAGCAGGCCCTGAGAGAAGTGCAGGATACTCTACAGGCTGAGTCTGCGGGTCTGTACCTCGCCTTTTCAGAAATCTTGCTCAGAAGAACTGATGGCAACAAGTACGAGATTAGAACCAACTCCCACAAGTccctggagctgctggaaacgTGGAAAAAGCTGACGTGGGAAAACTACATCATGGACAGCTGGAATGGCAACAAGGCCGCCGACTTTACAGTGAGGGCTCTGCAGGTAGAAGACCAGCTACCGAATGGAGCTGTTACTCTAAAGGTGATTGATCCAAAGGTGGACGAAGAAGGAATCGACTCTGCTTTCAATCTGGCCTGGGATGGGATTGATGAGTGTCTTAATCGGAGAAGATCGAGACAGACAAATAAGGAGTGGAGAGACAAGTTCATTGAAGAAActgttgaggagaagacatTGTGGGGTGACGTGTAGTCGGATAACCAATTAACTGAACGATATCGTTGATTATGCAATGAATTATGTATGATCTATGTGCTTATGGCTATATGTATCTACACTGCTCTAGTAAAGagcgtcgtcgtcgtcgtcgtcgtcttcctcctctgaTTCAGAAGCTGCAGTCTCCAAGTTGTTTCCGATGAGAAGTTTGTGTCCTGTCACGGGCTCAGCAGCTGGGACAGGCTCATCTTCGACAGctggaggttgaggttgagctTCAATCTCGACATCTCCCGTGGGTAGAACCTCTTCCGACACAGTCTCAATGGGCTCATCAATCTTGACAGTTTCAGGTCCACACTCATCAACCGATACAGCCTGAttttcttgttgagctgaCACTCTCTCAACATGAATACTGGTTGCATTatcctcctcaacctctTCCATCATAGGATGAGAAGACGGCCTCAcgctctcctccacctccgccttctcctccacctccttccCGTCAGCCACAGATTTAGCCTCAGCCGCGCGCTTCTGCTTCAACTGCACCTGCCGAGGCACAAACCTAGCCGCCTCTGCAGCCAGATTGCGAACCTGAGGTCCAGATTCATAGACATCCTTGGCCTCAATCTTCGGAGCCTCTGCACGAGTGAcacggtcacgtggttggtcacgtgtgCCATCCTTG includes:
- a CDS encoding uncharacterized protein (Compare to YALI0B02002g, no similarity), which encodes MGWGQRTFSFSSYSYTGVGQAHPSQPDVNSMARAAASSVGSNPNERANSGLSSAAAAAAIRHHSLTSSTSQPNLQQGRNGSMRGGREGRTSSLLGGRTNSLMGGRKSSLRGQNGGFASVSGTNASGRAPDLIEEESGSVGDLPNVRKGKRGTRTYSLTTPFEGFEDGGIGQGASPAISPNNSITSVSSPGRTSSLRHSLRGAPSSGSLRRGSMTSTTTNTERTHSLTSTTTTIKRMGSFHVITTKTQEVPAGGKPPARSRLSQGGTKPAYQTRDLLTQQRQEREARQQQLNKANRAKAQKEQRLRQQQQVPVVKEPEPPASPIHYASSVLSYESDLNTVSEYPESSLTSPNGSVGSGKRHMPPPRTLSPMKPALKMSESPRNSFTQDTNSLSPHSSIDSPSRTRKQRVSFSSESESNFIAQESQRQKALLSLPQQQPAKQPLQPRPKQYSPGTVVPVSNNQLASNGLPKVVKTPERQSQLAQEQAHQQALKHAKLHTPQQQRKRESQQYQPKRESQQYVQQHNMQQQHVPKTKKAHAHPAQPRQAAPAPPSQVLSPMLSHSESEEDLSMFQDAHEHLGKSVSKTELHRTDVQSPVPVSLVNKDAVDHVEAKTEPETGHEIEPPIVTTIGDVQEAQDEAAAYNEVMGDVEEPVTTKAAVPDSPGRFGSGVFGSVANAVSGAVAAADQFGKQMQFNPSESTLESVDNEGDSIYEDEEEVVEEKQHTLQPPAQLHVNTDAANASSDMDDLPTPKLASSQFSSSPSSPSMRRNYRQYALGGMPVPSSSDIDAVSPSNHKFSPSSGSIGSNYTSTGAPGAGAGVGVTPSHIPDYSVDVERPRDSVYADSNYGDESQYGTTASQFVSHVNPEEEEEEEEDVPVKAFGNLKTSPRLGASEGPGSVPALASSSPKAVVHPPTGPMHDPAGASSAAPVPVEYPTLDPGSPNAPRQPSPAKKVGFAEEEEVVEHVPHPEGPMDDNASIESDSSWRRERRAGRGGINSTNGGVSDEGYRLTLRDDAGYGRDVPQEPYSMRAPQFRKPKEEFREQSPARQVPQEPQYGFAAVREQQNRGGQQQPRASLQPQARRGSVPTQPALVRSNSASSFDRGSRSNSMSAFRMGSMREPRTTLRQDVPPVPAMPSGMSAGPAHVSRFSDTDSEDEGAGIFSGANTSPRKKRGMRFFSSSKEEMRPTPAPASPSEPGLGKKLFSSTKTLKKQQAEAQGGYAQFTQQPGAVPEPQMIESTATAGSAGKQKKFGKLRRVFRLD
- a CDS encoding uncharacterized protein (Compare to YALI0B02024g, similar to uniprot|Q9UST8 Schizosaccharomyces pombe ribonuclease H (EC 3.1.26.4)), yielding MYAQLMNYDRGNERCEFPPCSWSYVDSEGQPRHIVYVYGTSFKNGNELPAAGCGVSFGKIAENNLSYGLEDDMNPEQALREVQDTLQAESAGLYLAFSEILLRRTDGNKYEIRTNSHKSLELLETWKKLTWENYIMDSWNGNKAADFTVRALQVEDQLPNGAVTLKVIDPKVDEEGIDSAFNLAWDGIDECLNRRRSRQTNKEWRDKFIEETVEEKTLWGDV